The Streptomyces durmitorensis genome contains the following window.
GCCCATGGCCGTCCGGCGCCCCAGAAGCAGCAGATTCATGGCGGCGATCCTTGGCCATGGCGCTGCGCTGAGTCAACAGCTCTCGGCCAACCGCCCAGAAGCTCAGGAGTTGTACGAGCTCTGCGCCCGCTCCAACCCCTCGATCACCAGCGCCTCGGCCGCATCCGCCGCCCGGTCCACGAAGTAGCCCAGCTCCTTGCGCTCCGCCGACGAGAAGTCCTTCAGGACGAAGTCCGCGACCTGCATACGCCCCGGCGGACGCCCGATCCCGAACCGCACCCGGTGGTAGTCCGGGCCCATCGCCTTCGTCATCGACTTCAGACCGTTGTGGCCGTTGTCGCCGCCGCCCAGCTTCAGCCGCAGCGTGCCGTAGTCGATGTCCAGCTCGTCGTGGACCGCCACGATGTTCGCCGTCGGGACCTTGTAGAAATCGCGCAGCGCCGTCACCGGGCCACCCGACACATTCATGTACGACATCGGCTTCGCCAGGACGACCCGGCGGTTCGCCGGACCCACCGGACCGATCCGGCCCTCCAGCACCTGCGCCTGCGTACGCCCGCTGCGCTTGAACGAGCCGCCGATCCGCTCCGCGAGGAGATCGGCCACCATGAAGCCCACGTTGTGCCGGTTCATGGCGTACCCAGGGCCTGGATTGCCCAGACCCACGATCAGCCAGGGCGCGCTGGGGTCCGTCGTCATCTGCATGTCTCCTTCATAGCCCAACCGCCGCCCCGCGCACGGAGCGCGGAGCGGCGGTTGGCAGAGTCGAGCTGAGCCGAAACGGGATCGAGCCCAGCTGAAACCGGATCGAGCTCAGTCGATCGCGACAGCGGTCGAGGCTCAGGCCTCGGCGGCGGCGTCGGCGTCACCCTCGGTGGTCTCGGCGGCCTCCTCGGCCTGCGCGGCGAGCACCTGAAGAACGACGACGTCGTCCTCGACGTTCAGGGTGGTGCCGGCGGGCAGCGGGATGTCCTTGGCGAGGATGGTCGCACCGGCCTCGAGACCGG
Protein-coding sequences here:
- the pth gene encoding aminoacyl-tRNA hydrolase, whose translation is MQMTTDPSAPWLIVGLGNPGPGYAMNRHNVGFMVADLLAERIGGSFKRSGRTQAQVLEGRIGPVGPANRRVVLAKPMSYMNVSGGPVTALRDFYKVPTANIVAVHDELDIDYGTLRLKLGGGDNGHNGLKSMTKAMGPDYHRVRFGIGRPPGRMQVADFVLKDFSSAERKELGYFVDRAADAAEALVIEGLERAQSSYNS